In a single window of the Kwoniella shandongensis chromosome 5, complete sequence genome:
- a CDS encoding branched-chain amino acid aminotransferase, with protein MASRLSPLRTLPRLASLTRNAPATSSASSLARPLLASQQIRGYKKAPQPMRDVMTGEIIQIPDIDASSLQIQNTQSPKTRLPNSKLIFGKTFTDHMLTIPWSSASGWGTPIIKPYGPLELDPSSTVFHYAFTLFEGMKAYRQEDGTVRLFRPDMNMARMNRSAARIALPTFDGEALTELIKKLVVLDSEWIPQEKGYSLYIRPTLIGTQNALGVGPSSDALLFVICSPVGPYYASGFKPVQLLATTKFVRAAPGGTGGYKLGANYAPGVVPQAEAAKEGYSQNLWLYGEDHALTEVGTMNLFAAFKKPDGSVELVTPPLGDMILPGVVRDSALRLAQDHADGKEVLPGLPEKLVVTERKLIMADLVEAEKNGTLFEVFGTGTAAIVSAVDKIGYEGRDIAIPTGPEGLGPIAKGILDRLVAIQTGEIDHPWSVIASEGKA; from the exons ATGGCTTCCCGTCTCTCCCCGCTTAGAACCTTGCCCCGCCTCGCGAGTCTTACTCGCAATGCACCGGCTACCAGCAGCGCGAGCTCGCTCGCACGACCTTTGTTGGCCAGTCAACAGATTAGAGGATACAAGAAAGCTCCTCAACCCATGAGGGATGTGATGACTGGTGAAATCATCCAGATCCCAGATATCGAC GCATCATCATTGCAGATCCAAAATACTCAATCGCCCAAGACAAGATTACCAAACTCCAAGCTCATTTTCGGCAAGACTTTTACCGATCATATGCTCACTATCCCCTGGTCGAGCGCGAGCGGCTGGGGAACACCCATCATCAAGCCTT ATGGTCCATTGGAACTCGACCCTTCGTCTACTGTATTCCATTACGCTTTCACATT GTTTGAAGGAATGAAAGCCTACCGACAGGAAGACGGTACCGTCAGATTGTTCAGACCCGATATGAACATGGCTAGGATGAACAGG AGTGCTGCCCGTATTGCTTTGCCC ACTTTCGACGGCGAGGCCCTCACAGAGCTCATCAAGAAACTTGTTGTACTCGACTCTGAATGGATCCCACAGGAGAAGGGTTACTCCTTGTATATCC GACCAACATTGATTGGTACACAAAACGCTCTCGGTGTAGGACCCTCCAGCGACGCATTGTTGTTCGTCATCTGTTCTCCT GTTGGTCCATACTACGCCTCCGGCTTCAAGCCTGTACAACTTCTCGCTACGACCAAATTTGTCCGAGCCGCTCCAGGTGGTACCGGTGGTTACAAGCTCGGTGCCAA CTACGCACCCGGTGTCGTGCCCCAAGCTGAGGCGGCCAAAGAGGGATACAGTCAGAACTTGTGGCTCTACGGCGAGGACCACGCTTTGACCGAG GTCGGAACCATGAACTTGTTCGCTGCCTTTAAGAAGCCCGATGGAA GTGTCGAGCTTGTTACTCCTCCTTTGGGTGACATGATTCTCCCCGGTGTCGTTCGAGACTC CGCTCTCCGACTCGCTCAAGATCACGCTGACGGCAAGGAGGTCTTGCCTGGTCTTCCTGAGAAGCTCGTGGTCACTGAGCGAAAGTTGATCATGGCTGATTTGGTGGAGGCTGAGAAGAACGGAACTCTCTTCGAAGTGTTCGGTACCGGTACCGCTGCCATCGTCTCTGCTGTTGACAA GATCGGCTACGAAGGAAGGGACATTGCTATCCCTACTGGACCTGAAGGTCTTGGACCCATCGCCAAGGGTATCTTGGACCGATTGGTTGCCATCCAGACTGGTGAGATCGACCACCCATGGTCGGTCATCGCAAGCGAGGGCAAGGCCTAA